The genomic DNA TTATTGAGACGATACCTGATACACCTCAATAGAGTGACACCGTTTGACACCACCCTGACACCAACAATTCTTAACCAATTCCGAGCGAAAGAGACACCGATGCCGCAGATTAATACCGCCGATTTCAAAAGAGGCGTCAAAATCATCATCGAAGGAGATCCCTACGATATCCTGGAATGCAACTTCGTGAAGCCGGGAAAAGGTCAGGCACTGTACAAAACGAAACTTCGCAATCTGCTCAAAGGGACGATGCTCGACCGCACTTACAAAAGCGGCGACAGCATGGAAGAAGCCGACATCCGCCGGGGCAAGGGCTCCTATTCGTATCGCGATGGCAATAGTTACTACTTCCTGGATAATGAAACTTTCGAGCAATACGCCTTGCCGACAGAAAGTATCGATAAATACATGCAGTTCCTCATGGAAGGGACCGAAGTCGAGTTGATGTTCTGGAACAATCAGCTGATTTCAATGGTTCCACCTCAGCATGTGGTTCTCGAAGTGACCTACACCGAACCAGCCGCCCGCGGCAACACGGCGACAAACGTCACCAAAGGGGCAACGGTCGAAACCGGAGTCGAAGTTCAAGTCCCGGCTTTTATTGAAGCCGGCAACAAAGTGAAAGTCGACGTCGAATCAGGATCCTACGTCGAACGTGTGAACATCTAAGCGTGTCAGTCAACAAAGGACTAGGTCAGGCATTGCCTGACCTGCAAACTTGAACAAGACGTTCAGGAAACGGAGTCAGGGATGTGGATTTATCTTCTGTATGGCTTGATTGGCTTAATGGCGTTGAGATCATTACTAACGCTGATGTCTCAGCACAAGAAAGTCCACACCTATCTGTTAAAACAGGAACTGGCCAAACAGGAAACAGAACTGGCAGAACAGGCCGCAGCTGAGAAATTAGAAGCTCAGCTCGATGCCGCCTCCAGCAAACTGGAAAAACGAGCCGCCTGAATAAGATCAATTAAATACAAGCACGAAGCGCAAGCGAGTGTGTCCACACAAGCAAACCCAAACACACTCGCTTGCGCTTAGTGCTTGTAAGAATCAATACCTGTACTATCAGTACAAAGAAAAATCTCATGAGTCATTCTGAACCGAATAACAAATTGTTCATTGAAACCGTCGGCTGTCAGATGAACGTCCTCGACAGCGAACTCGTTGTCGCCGCTCTGCGTCAGGACGGCTACGAACTGACCGGCAACATGAAAGAAGCGGACACCATCCTGTTCAACACCTGCAGTGTCCGCGAACATGCCGAACAGAAAATCT from Rubinisphaera italica includes the following:
- the efp gene encoding elongation factor P, translated to MPQINTADFKRGVKIIIEGDPYDILECNFVKPGKGQALYKTKLRNLLKGTMLDRTYKSGDSMEEADIRRGKGSYSYRDGNSYYFLDNETFEQYALPTESIDKYMQFLMEGTEVELMFWNNQLISMVPPQHVVLEVTYTEPAARGNTATNVTKGATVETGVEVQVPAFIEAGNKVKVDVESGSYVERVNI